Proteins from a genomic interval of Lacticaseibacillus pabuli:
- a CDS encoding amidohydrolase family protein, with product MSDIIDVHTHYLPKIYADALRKHIAGDPDGMPIPDWKPETTLNFMKKNHISYSLLSISSPHFNFGDKDETIEIARKANAEGEQLSRTYPDQLGYLASLPLPYADESVTEIDWALQHRARGFTVPTNTRGLYFGTPIFDRVYERLNEAHAIVLMHPNQPAASPMNVNIDMPTPFMGFFIDTTMTFMNLLKYHFFDRFPNIKLIVPHAGAFLGILTDRDAPFVKQAYQTDMYAALRHVYFDTAGAVLPRQLPMLLTLANEHHILYGSDIPYTGSTVAAQLLSTLVNADDPKATRKMRLVQTAQHFDHFYDKHPKLEQLPTMLNMIVQMMNGAEVLTPELKDEILSANAMKLLNF from the coding sequence ATGAGCGATATCATTGATGTTCACACGCACTACCTACCGAAAATCTACGCCGATGCCCTCCGCAAGCACATCGCGGGTGACCCTGATGGCATGCCGATTCCGGATTGGAAACCCGAAACGACGCTGAATTTTATGAAGAAGAACCACATCAGCTACTCACTGTTGTCCATTTCCTCACCACACTTCAACTTTGGTGATAAGGATGAAACCATCGAGATTGCACGCAAGGCCAATGCCGAGGGCGAGCAGCTGAGCCGCACCTATCCGGATCAACTGGGCTACCTGGCCTCATTACCATTGCCTTACGCAGACGAATCGGTCACCGAGATTGATTGGGCTCTGCAGCACCGCGCACGCGGGTTCACCGTTCCGACCAATACGCGCGGCCTCTACTTTGGCACGCCTATCTTTGACCGGGTGTACGAGCGGCTCAACGAAGCGCACGCCATCGTCCTGATGCACCCCAACCAACCCGCCGCATCCCCGATGAACGTGAACATCGACATGCCAACGCCATTTATGGGCTTCTTCATCGACACCACCATGACGTTTATGAACCTGCTGAAGTATCACTTTTTCGACCGTTTTCCCAACATCAAGCTGATTGTGCCCCACGCCGGTGCGTTCCTTGGTATCCTGACTGACCGCGACGCGCCATTTGTGAAACAGGCTTACCAAACAGACATGTACGCGGCACTTCGCCACGTCTACTTCGATACCGCGGGTGCCGTCCTGCCGCGGCAGCTGCCGATGCTCCTGACACTCGCCAATGAGCACCACATCCTTTACGGTAGCGACATCCCGTACACCGGTAGCACCGTTGCCGCGCAACTTCTGAGTACCCTGGTTAACGCGGATGACCCCAAAGCAACACGGAAAATGCGGCTCGTCCAGACTGCGCAACACTTTGACCACTTCTATGACAAGCACCCGAAACTTGAGCAATTGCCGACCATGCTCAACATGATTGTGCAGATGATGAATGGTGCGGAGGTGTTGACACCTGAACTTAAGGACGAAATCCTGAGCGCAAACGCCATGAAGCTTCTGAATTTCTAA
- a CDS encoding ABC transporter permease codes for MRIWAISTRVMKELLRDKRTLALMFLAPILILFLMKLIFTANSTTNVNIATVDVPSNVRTELNDIKHVSVTKKSSQSVARQAMHDQKVDAIVHKTAANKYSLTYANTDASKTNMTKQAFKAALAATGVKQMQKTVKKLSGTVVQLTTTIGKMQAASGRQAGQQVAPQRAMPTQPKMASVKISNHYVYGDKNTGFFDKIVPILMGFFVFFFVFLISGMALLRERTTGTLSRLLATPVRRSEIVLGYMLSYGVLALVQTVIIVLATIYLMGVEITGSLLSVMVINFVLALVALAFGILMSTFASSEFQMMQFIPIVIIPQVFFSGIIPMDSLASWVQDISYILPLKYAGDAMTQVVMYGTKLTSLGFDLGILLLLLFLVVLTLLNVRGLRRYRKV; via the coding sequence ATGCGTATTTGGGCAATTAGCACACGGGTAATGAAGGAGCTGCTCCGTGACAAACGCACGCTGGCACTGATGTTCCTCGCTCCCATTTTGATTTTGTTCCTCATGAAACTTATTTTTACCGCGAACTCAACGACGAACGTGAACATTGCGACCGTTGACGTCCCAAGCAACGTTCGGACTGAACTCAACGACATTAAACACGTGTCCGTCACGAAAAAATCGAGCCAAAGCGTTGCACGTCAGGCAATGCATGATCAGAAGGTCGACGCGATTGTGCACAAGACCGCGGCCAACAAGTACAGCCTGACCTACGCGAACACGGATGCTAGCAAGACCAACATGACGAAGCAGGCGTTCAAAGCCGCACTAGCCGCAACGGGTGTGAAGCAGATGCAAAAGACGGTCAAGAAACTTAGCGGGACGGTGGTTCAGCTGACGACGACTATCGGCAAGATGCAGGCGGCGAGTGGGCGGCAAGCTGGACAACAAGTTGCACCACAGCGGGCAATGCCTACGCAGCCTAAAATGGCGAGCGTGAAGATTAGCAACCATTATGTGTATGGTGACAAGAACACCGGCTTCTTCGACAAAATTGTGCCAATTCTGATGGGTTTCTTCGTCTTCTTCTTTGTCTTCCTGATCTCAGGGATGGCGCTCCTGCGTGAACGGACGACGGGAACGCTGAGCCGCCTTCTCGCAACACCGGTACGGCGCAGTGAAATCGTGCTGGGTTACATGCTCAGCTACGGGGTCCTTGCCCTTGTGCAGACCGTCATCATCGTCCTGGCAACCATTTACCTGATGGGTGTCGAGATTACGGGAAGTCTGCTGTCCGTGATGGTCATCAACTTTGTGCTCGCACTGGTGGCACTGGCCTTTGGGATTTTAATGTCGACCTTCGCTTCGTCCGAATTCCAAATGATGCAGTTCATTCCCATCGTGATTATTCCGCAAGTCTTCTTCTCCGGAATTATCCCAATGGACTCACTGGCATCATGGGTGCAGGACATCTCCTACATCCTGCCGCTGAAGTACGCGGGGGATGCGATGACGCAGGTTGTGATGTACGGCACCAAGCTGACGAGTCTTGGCTTTGACCTGGGGATTCTGCTCCTGCTCCTGTTCCTGGTTGTGCTAACATTGCTGAATGTACGGGGCCTGCGTCGCTATCGCAAGGTCTAG
- a CDS encoding DUF1801 domain-containing protein has protein sequence MRKKADIGPNASFDDYFKLVDADMVPQMRAMRDILSRALPEATEGISYAMPTYFQAGKAVAYFDAGKGYMGFYPTPGPIVKYADELKPYKHSKGAVQFPADRPLPAELITKMAQFHLAEIKAGTAPRRPRKPQPKPIVTMPGFVHDALTDADLMARYEARPPYQRNDYLGWITQAKREETQLKRLDQMLDELRAGDVYMKAEWHGKQA, from the coding sequence ATGCGTAAAAAAGCTGATATTGGGCCAAATGCGAGCTTTGACGATTACTTCAAACTCGTCGATGCGGACATGGTGCCGCAGATGCGTGCGATGCGTGATATTTTGAGCCGTGCACTGCCTGAAGCAACTGAAGGAATTAGCTACGCGATGCCCACGTATTTTCAGGCGGGTAAGGCGGTCGCTTATTTCGATGCTGGCAAGGGCTACATGGGCTTTTATCCCACCCCGGGACCAATCGTGAAGTACGCTGATGAACTCAAGCCATACAAGCACAGTAAGGGTGCCGTGCAGTTTCCTGCAGATCGGCCATTGCCGGCTGAGCTAATCACCAAGATGGCGCAGTTCCATTTGGCAGAAATTAAGGCGGGCACCGCGCCGCGTCGGCCCCGCAAGCCGCAACCCAAGCCCATCGTGACCATGCCGGGGTTCGTGCATGATGCACTAACGGATGCCGATTTGATGGCGCGCTATGAGGCCCGGCCACCGTACCAGCGGAACGATTACTTGGGTTGGATTACGCAGGCCAAACGCGAGGAGACCCAACTGAAGCGGCTGGACCAGATGCTGGACGAACTACGGGCCGGGGATGTCTACATGAAGGCAGAATGGCACGGTAAACAGGCTTAA
- a CDS encoding 2-dehydropantoate 2-reductase — MKITVLGVGGMGSRFALMLHQGGNDVTLVDGWQANIDAIRKDGIQANFNGKPVSAKMPIYSPAEIDQSGVKADLIVVFLKSNQLDAMFKRVQPIIHKDTYVLCLLNGIGHEDVLSKYVAKDHLLLGITMWTAGMTGPGHVELSGDGEVELENFEPAGEAFAKQVVSVFEGAGLNPKYSHDVKYSIWRKACVNGTLNCLCALLDCNIGEFGKTKQAPELLHTIIDEFAAVADKEGVNLDTEEVYNHVAATFTSDIAGHYPSMHQDLVQNHRLTEIEFIDGAVARKGEQYGIATPYCKLLTQMVHVKEQLVGAK, encoded by the coding sequence TTGAAAATTACCGTGTTAGGTGTCGGCGGCATGGGTAGCCGCTTTGCACTCATGCTGCATCAAGGCGGCAACGACGTGACCCTGGTTGATGGTTGGCAGGCCAACATTGATGCGATTCGTAAGGATGGCATTCAGGCCAACTTCAACGGCAAGCCCGTTAGTGCAAAGATGCCAATTTACTCACCGGCCGAAATCGATCAGAGTGGGGTTAAGGCAGACCTGATTGTCGTCTTTCTGAAGTCGAACCAGTTGGACGCCATGTTCAAGCGGGTTCAGCCAATTATTCATAAAGATACGTACGTGCTGTGCCTTTTGAACGGGATTGGTCATGAAGACGTGCTGAGCAAGTATGTTGCCAAAGACCACTTGCTGCTGGGAATCACCATGTGGACGGCCGGTATGACGGGCCCTGGTCACGTTGAGCTGTCTGGCGATGGTGAAGTTGAACTCGAAAACTTCGAGCCAGCTGGTGAAGCATTTGCCAAGCAAGTGGTCTCCGTCTTTGAAGGCGCGGGGCTGAACCCTAAGTACAGTCATGATGTAAAGTATTCCATCTGGCGCAAGGCCTGTGTTAACGGCACCCTGAACTGCCTATGCGCACTGCTCGATTGCAACATTGGCGAGTTTGGTAAGACCAAGCAGGCGCCGGAACTGTTGCACACCATCATTGACGAGTTTGCGGCGGTTGCTGACAAGGAGGGTGTGAATCTCGATACCGAAGAAGTGTACAACCACGTGGCTGCAACCTTCACCAGTGATATCGCGGGCCATTACCCATCCATGCACCAGGACTTGGTGCAGAACCACCGCTTGACCGAAATCGAGTTCATCGATGGTGCCGTTGCGCGCAAGGGTGAACAGTACGGCATTGCAACGCCATACTGCAAGCTGCTGACGCAGATGGTTCACGTGAAGGAACAATTGGTTGGTGCTAAGTAA
- a CDS encoding TetR/AcrR family transcriptional regulator has translation MAESTNLDALYTQSLQQSDLTAKQQAILQAALDLFAEQGFDHTTTKDIAQRAGVAEGTVYKRYKTKAELLAAVLAPFATDVLPLAADEFIDSRLNGQPADLHQYLEIVVGDRVDFAAKNFKYVKIVFERALADNDFRQRILHNIAPRVMGPLFKMINGLRDRGLIVDLPTDMIAQFMLSTLFGFAFRLMVADEPMTIEKQKTNILKFLENGLTANK, from the coding sequence ATGGCCGAATCAACCAATCTGGATGCACTCTACACGCAATCGCTGCAGCAAAGTGACCTGACTGCTAAGCAACAAGCCATTTTGCAGGCGGCGCTCGACTTGTTTGCCGAGCAAGGCTTTGATCACACGACGACCAAAGACATTGCCCAGCGTGCTGGCGTGGCGGAGGGCACCGTGTACAAACGGTATAAGACGAAGGCTGAGTTACTGGCTGCGGTGCTCGCACCGTTCGCAACCGACGTGCTCCCACTTGCCGCTGACGAGTTTATTGACTCGCGGCTGAATGGCCAGCCTGCCGATTTGCACCAGTACCTAGAGATCGTCGTTGGCGACCGGGTTGATTTTGCCGCGAAAAACTTCAAATACGTGAAAATTGTGTTTGAACGCGCCCTTGCAGACAATGATTTCCGCCAGCGCATCCTGCACAATATCGCACCGCGCGTCATGGGACCCCTGTTTAAAATGATCAATGGTTTGCGTGACCGCGGATTAATTGTGGATCTGCCGACCGACATGATTGCACAGTTCATGCTCAGCACCCTGTTTGGCTTTGCGTTCCGGCTCATGGTGGCGGACGAACCGATGACTATTGAGAAGCAGAAGACAAACATTCTGAAATTTTTGGAGAATGGGCTGACAGCGAATAAGTAA
- a CDS encoding ABC transporter ATP-binding protein yields MTDKLLDLKHLEKKFGKQTVLSDVNLSVYAGQIVGLIGPSGAGKSTVIKTSLGMEVADGGDALVLGEHMPNRELLGRIGYMAQSDALYGSLSGRENLQFFGTLKGVKRRELAPAIAHVAEVVDLTGDLDKRVSGYSGGMQRRLSLAIALLAEPELLVLDEPTVGIDPALRRQIWGELDKIRDEGRGVLITTHVMDEAELVNKVALLLNGKIMAFDEPAALKQQYQVDTIEDVFLKAEGAL; encoded by the coding sequence ATGACTGATAAATTACTGGATCTCAAGCATTTGGAAAAGAAGTTTGGCAAACAGACCGTCCTCAGCGACGTGAACTTGTCCGTCTATGCTGGTCAGATTGTGGGTTTAATTGGACCCTCCGGCGCCGGCAAGTCGACCGTCATTAAAACGTCGCTCGGCATGGAGGTCGCGGACGGCGGGGATGCCCTGGTCCTTGGCGAACATATGCCGAATCGGGAACTGCTCGGCCGAATTGGCTACATGGCGCAGAGCGACGCGCTGTACGGTTCGCTCAGCGGCCGCGAAAACCTGCAGTTTTTTGGCACCTTGAAGGGAGTTAAGCGGCGTGAACTTGCACCAGCAATCGCGCACGTCGCTGAGGTCGTGGACCTAACAGGTGACTTAGACAAGCGCGTGTCGGGGTATTCTGGCGGTATGCAGCGCCGACTGTCCTTGGCCATCGCTTTATTGGCGGAACCCGAGCTACTCGTGCTTGATGAACCAACCGTGGGGATTGACCCCGCTTTGCGACGGCAAATCTGGGGCGAGCTGGACAAGATTCGCGATGAAGGGCGCGGCGTCCTGATTACCACGCACGTGATGGATGAGGCCGAGTTGGTCAACAAAGTGGCATTGCTGCTGAATGGCAAGATTATGGCGTTTGACGAACCGGCGGCGCTGAAGCAACAGTATCAGGTCGACACGATTGAAGACGTCTTCCTGAAAGCAGAGGGGGCATTGTAA